Proteins from a genomic interval of Euwallacea fornicatus isolate EFF26 chromosome 37, ASM4011564v1, whole genome shotgun sequence:
- the mRpS6 gene encoding small ribosomal subunit protein bS6m, whose protein sequence is MITYELMLLLRVMPKPECKQVLRRIADHIFHEGGFIRKLDNMGTRDMPHKISSHGVVYTQASYFLYEFNVPPSSVDNLLDEYRRDVDVIRPNIFKKKESELFECTLHEECLSPPYRKDVQDLIAESKKNEKPKFQYNSGLDYYPFQK, encoded by the exons atGATCACGTACGAATTAATGTTGCTGCTCCGCGTAATGCCAAAG CCTGAATGCAAGCAAGTCCTTCGAAGAATTGCAGATCACATATTCCATGAAGGAGGCTTTATAAGGAAATTGGATAATATGGGAACCAGGGATATGCCCCATAAAATTAGCTCGCATGGGGTCGTCTACACACAAGCAAG ttattttttatatgaatttaatGTACCACCAAGCAGTGTTGATAACCTGTTGGATGAATATAGGCGAGACGTGGATGTAATAAGAcctaacatatttaaaaagaagGAATCAGAGCTATTTGAGTGCACACTGCACGAGGAGTGTTTGTCTCCTCCTTATAGGAAAGATGTCCAAGATTTAATAGCAGAGTCAAAAAAGAATGAGAAACCAAAGTTTCAGTACAATTCTGGACTGGATTATTATCCATTTCAAAAGTAA
- the UbcE2M gene encoding NEDD8-conjugating enzyme Ubc12 produces the protein MIKLFSLKQQKKDGEAAQRGGNQKKASAAQLRITKDINELNLPKTCNTEFPDPDDLLNFKLVICPDEGFYKGGRFVFSFKVGPNYPHEPPKVKCETQVYHPNIDQQGNVCLNILREDWKPVLTINSIVYGLQYLFLEPNAEDPLNKEAAEVLTTNRRMFEQNVQKAIRGGYVGNIYFDRCVK, from the exons ATGATTAAACTGTTTTCTTTGAAGCAGCAGAAGAAGGATGGCGAGGCAGCGCAGCGCGGCGGCAACCAGAAAAAGGCTTCTGCAGCCCAGTTGAGAATAACCAAAG ATATAAACGAGTTGAACTTGCCAAAAACTTGCAACACTGAATTCCCAGATCCTGATGATTTGCTAAACTTCAAACTTGTGATCTGCCCTGATGAG GGATTTTACAAGGGAGGTAGGTTTGTGTTTAGTTTTAAAGTAGGGCCCAATTACCCTCATGAGCCACCAAAAGTTAAATGTGAGACTCAGGTTTATCACCCAAACATTGATCAGCAAGGAAATGTGTGCCTGAATATTTTACGTGAGGACTGGAAGCCTGTTTTGACTATCAACAGTATTGTCTATGGTCTGCAATACCTGTTTCTGGAACCAAATGCTGAAGACCCACTAAACAAAGAGGCTGCTGAGGTGTTGACTACTAATAGGAGAATGTTTGAGCAGAATGTGCAAAAAGCTATCAGAGGGGGCTATGTGGGCAATATTTACTTTGACAGATGTGTCAAGTGA
- the GatB gene encoding glutamyl-tRNA(Gln) amidotransferase subunit B, mitochondrial, giving the protein MAFMTKLLRPNPISLHRNCSKAPIPKLKKASNWKSVIGLEVHAQISSTSKLFSASSTKISNPLNTNVSLFDAATPGTLPVLNKHCVEAGVLTALSLNCKVNPVSYFDRKHYFYADMPAGYQITQQRAPLASEGVLDFHVFTPGVHKNSYKTSARIKQLQLEQDSGKSLHDSDRSLVDLNRAGVPLMEVVFEPDLVDGEEAAALIKELMSILERIETCSCKMEEGALRVDANVSIHKNGKPLGIRTEIKNIGSVRGVAAAVKYEIERQIKIKEEGGVIVNETRAWNPERRVTVAMRDKEVQQDYRYMPEPNLPPLHVSMGPVSGGKINADEIKSRMPELPEQTRTRLKEEFGLSLNHSIILVNEFCLLKIFEGALNGRSINPSKLANFLINELNQVLNERNKEIRDLRLNVSHVGEIMELLDKGTINRSVATLILVELIEGNTENPTKIVQDNNWQQITNEQDLRDICNAVLTENEKGVQQYLSGKSKVFKAFLGAVFKKSETKADMKKCNDILKDLLAQRQKK; this is encoded by the exons ATGGCCTTCATGACGAAATTGCTAAGACCAAACCCAATTTCTCTCCATAGAAACTGTTCCAAGGCACCCAttcccaaattaaaaaaagcctCAAACTGGAAGTCTGTAATAGGCCTCGAAGTCCATGCCCAAATCAGCTCTACCAGCAAACTTTTTTCCGCTTCCTCCACCAAAATCTCTAATCCACTCAATACTAATGTAAGCCTATTCGATGCTGCAACCCCTGGAACTTTGCCTGTACTCAATAAGCACTGTGTCGAAGCTGGGGTTTTGACCGCACTTTCTTTGAATTGCAAAGTGAACCCCGTCTCATATTTCGATAGAAAGCACTATTTTTATGCAGACATGCCTGCAGGCTATCAAATAACTCAGCAGAGAGCTCCTCTGGCTTCAGAGGGAGTGCTAGATTTCCATGTTTTTACGCCAGGCGTACATAAAAACTCTTATAAAACCAGCGCCCGAATCAAGCAGCTGCAATTAGAGCAAGACAGTGGCAAAAGTTTGCATGATTCAGATAGGAGCTTGGTAGATTTGAATAGAGCTGGAGTGCCCTTAATGGAAGTGGTATTTGAACCAGATTTGGTTGATGGAGAGGAGGCTGCAGCTCTCATTAAAGAGTTGATGAGCATTTTGGAAAGAATTGAAACATGCTCTTGCAAAATGGAAG agGGTGCTCTGAGAGTAGATGCTAATGTGTCAATTCATAAAAATGGTAAACCTTTAGGGATTAGGAcagagataaaaaatattggatcAGTTAGAGGGGTGGCTGCTGCtgttaaatatgaaattgagCGGCAGATAAAGATTAAGGAAGAGGGTGGGGTTATAGTTAATGAGACCAGAGCTTGGAATCCTGAGAGAAGAGTTACAGTAGCAATGAGAGATAAAGAGGTTCAACAG GATTATAGGTACATGCCAGAACCAAATTTACCCCCTTTACATGTTTCCATGGGGCCTGTTAGTGGTGGTAAGATAAATGCTGATGAGATTAAGTCTCGAATGCCGGAACTCCCTGAACAAACTAGGACTCGGTTAAAGGAAGAGTTTGGACTTAGTCTGAACCACAGCATTATATTAGTT AATGagttttgtttgttaaaaatcttcGAAGGAGCATTAAATGGACGCAGCATTAACCCAAGTAAATTAGCCAATTTCCTCATTAATGAGCTTAATCAAGTCTTAAATGAAAGGAATAAAGAAATAAGGGATTT GAGACTTAATGTGAGTCATGTAGGAGAAATTATGGAACTTCTAGATAAAGGGACCATAAATAGAAGTGTTGCCACATTAATTTTAGTTGAATTAATTGAAGGAAACACTGAAAATCCAACAAAA ATAGTACAAGATAACAACTGGCAACAAATAACAAATGAACAGGATTTGAGAGATATTTGCAATGCAGTTTTGACTGAAAATGAAAAGGGTGTTCAGCAGTATTTGAGTGGCAAATCCAAAGTATTTAAGGCATTCCTAGGGGCTGTATTTAAGAAATCAGAAACTAAAGCTGATATGAAAAAGTGtaatgatattttaaaggatCTATTGGCGCAGCGACAGAAAAAATAA
- the LOC136349239 gene encoding splicing factor YJU2 produces the protein MSERKVLNKYYPPDFDPAKIPRMKLPKNRQYTVRLMAPFNMRCATCGEYIYKGKKFNARKEDVENEDYLGIRIYRFYIKCTRCLQEISFKTDPRSTDYEIEAGATRNFMALKLAEEQALREEEEAKEEEANNPMKLLENRTKQSKNEIELLESLEELKDLNKRQQVVDFDSMLVSYNPNLTQQEKEERLKELDEEYVKSVKFNNPYKRKIVVEEEVVVEEISSSAETSKKMNENEGNNKSNNLVTTSSWTVNNNKKLKTAVGKFLIGLIKPKTQEYESCTEKQAPSLSSSSGSSNTANGLSLLGTYSDSESNSGED, from the coding sequence atgtccgaaagaaaagttttaaacaaatattatccCCCGGATTTCGATCCAGCGAAAATTCCGCGTATGAAATTACCCAAAAACCGGCAATACACAGTCAGACTAATGGCCCCCTTTAACATGAGATGTGCCACCTGCGGAGAGTACATCTACAAAGGCAAGAAGTTCAACGCTCGTAAAGAAGACGTTGAAAACGAAGACTACTTAGGAATACGTATCTACCGGTTCTACATTAAATGCACCAGATGCCTGCAGGAAATATCATTCAAAACTGACCCAAGAAGCACAGATTATGAGATAGAAGCTGGAGCTACTAGGAACTTTATGGCGTTGAAGCTTGCAGAGGAACAGGCATTGAGGGAAGAAGAGGAAGCAAAGGAAGAGGAGGCTAATAATCCTATGAAACTATTAGAGAACCGAACCAAGCagtctaaaaatgaaattgaattacTGGAGTCTCTGGAAGAATTGAAGGATCTAAATAAAAGGCAGCAAGTTGTGGACTTTGATAGTATGTTAGTGTCATATAATCCAAATTTAACACAACAAGAGAAGGAGGAAAGGCTTAAAGAATTGGATGAAGAGTATGTTAAATCAGTTAAATTCAACAACCCTTATAagagaaaaattgttgttgAAGAAGAAGTTGTTGTGGAGGAAATCAGCTCCAGTGCagaaacttcaaaaaaaatgaatgaaaatgaaGGGAATAATAAAAGTAACAATCTAGTAACTACTAGCAGCTGGACAgtcaacaataataaaaaattaaagactGCAGTTGGGAAGTTTTTGATAGGACTAATTAAGCCTAAAACTCAGGAATATGAGTCATGTACAGAGAAACAAGCACCATCTTTGTCTTCTAGCAGTGGCAGCAGTAATACTGCAAATGGTTTGTCTTTGCTGGGGACATATTCAGACAGCGAATCTAATTCAGGAGAGGATTAA
- the HtrA2 gene encoding serine protease HTRA2, mitochondrial, which produces MSLWPKLLFRYNLGFMQIPKTNFSNYNIKNATSVTKIPWLWYAQQKHQNRTFLGLVVVCSSYLTYNLIKERLFPQVNAASKFDDKPLAGRRQQFNFIADVVEKSAPAVVYIEIKDPRRADFFTGRPLSLSNGSGFIIESNGLIITNAHVVTNKPSARVEVKLIDGRTFVGVVEDVDLKSDLATVRISATNLPTMLLGNSADLKPGEFIVAIGSPLALSNTVTTGVVSSAQRGSDELGLMGQDMVYIQTDAAITFGNSGGPLVNLDGEAIGVNSMKVTPGISFAIPIDYVKAFLKKTKGPRKFADTPKKLYMGITMFTLTPQLINELVHKHDSHLPHDFKAGVLVWRVIQGSPADQGGLQQGDIVTHINGKQITGAHDVYDVLKTPVKNLKMSVQRGGKQFEVNIQPEELS; this is translated from the exons ATGTCTCTTTGGCCtaaattactatttagatATAACTTAGGCTTCATGCAAATACCTAAAACTAATTTCTCGAATTACAACATTAAGAATGCCACCTCTGTAACGAAAATACCATGGCTATGGTATGCTCaacaaaaacatcaaaacaGAACCTTTCTAGGCCTAGTCGTAGTCTGTTCAAGTTATTTAAcatacaatttaataaaagaaaggTTGTTTCCTCAAGTAAACGCAGCCTCAAAATTCGATGATAAACCCTTGGCAGGGCGAAGAcagcaatttaattttatagcaGATGTAGTAGAGAAATCTGCCCCTGCAGTTGTGTATATTGAGATAAAAGACCCTAG GCGGGCAGATTTTTTCACTGGGAGACCACTGTCATTGTCTAATGGTTCAGGTTTCATTATTGAATCCAATGGCTTGATTATAACAAATGCACATGTGGTAACAAATAAACCTTCTGCCAGGGTAGAGGTAAAACTGATAGATGGCAGGACTTTTGTGGGTGTAGTTGAAGATGTAGACCTTAAAAGTGATTTGGCTACAGTAAGAATATCTGCCACCAACTTACCAACAATGTTACTGGGAAATTCAGCTGATTTGAAGCCTGGTGAATTTATTGTGGCAATTGGCAGCCCTTTGGCTTTGAGCAACACTGTGACCACAG GGGTTGTAAGTTCAGCTCAAAGAGGTTCTGATGAATTAGGCCTTATGGGGCAAGATATGGTGTATATTCAAACAGATGCAGCCATTACTTTTGGCAATTCTGGAGGGCCTCTAGTCAATCTTGATGGTGAGGCTATTGGAGTTAACAGTATGAAGGTTACTCCAG GGATATCATTTGCAATACCAATAGATTATGTGAAAGCTTTCTTAAAGAAGACTAAAGGCCCTAGGAAATTTGCAGACACTCCGAAAAAACTGTATATGGGCATAACCATGTTTACACTGACCCCACAGCTTATTAATGAGTTAGTCCACAAACATGATAGCCATTTACCTCACGATTTTAAGGCAGGAGTGTTGGTTTGGAGGGTTATTCAAGGTTCTCCAGCTGATCA AGGGGGACTTCAACAGGGTGACATAGTGACCCACATAAATGGAAAACAAATAACTGGGGCTCATGATGTATATGACGTCCTTAAGACTCCagtaaagaatttaaaaatgtctgtACAAAGAGGAGGGAAACAGTTTGAGGTCAACATACAGCCTGAGGAGTTGAGCTAA
- the LOC136349247 gene encoding pre-rRNA-processing protein TSR2 homolog has product MEEPFAKVVSQIFNNWTALRLAVDHSMGGPHSKQVAIDFINYMVQFCLSEPHVEAEHIQMAIEDILDEEFDTVCEDDSPKQISQLLYMFLRLLKDGKSEECEFEFQKLPVGDTMWSNEPSKMRPVKKVENEFSSDDTDSDCEEAKTATPMEQDGWVEVKGRKKR; this is encoded by the exons ATGGAAGAACCTTTTGCCAAGGTTGTGtctcaaatatttaacaattgGACGGCTTTGAGACTTGCAGTAGATCATTCAATGGGGGGCCCCCACAGCAAACAA GTAGCAATTGACTTCATCAACTATATGGTGCAATTCTGCCTCAGTGAACCACATGTAGAAGCTGAGCACATTCAGATGGCCATTGAAGATATTTTAGATGAAGAATTTGATACTGTGTGTGAAGATGATTCTCCCAAACAAATTTCCCAACTGCTTTATATGTTTTTGAGGCTTTTAAAGGATGGCAAAAGTGAGGAGTGTGAGTTTGAATTCCAAAAATTGCCTGTTGGAGACACAATGTGGTCAAATGAGCCAAGCAAAATGAGGCCtgttaaaaaagttgaaaatgagTTTTCTTCAGATGATACTGATAGTGATTGTGAAGAAGCAAAAACTGCAACTCCAATGGAGCAGGATGGATGGGTTGAAGTCAAGGGTCGCAAAAAAAGATAG
- the LOC136349238 gene encoding dehydrogenase/reductase SDR family member 7: MFFTVIGIGALAYGCFYVVATTLFDCDVLMGFLDKFGKSPRRLKGKVAFITGASSGIGEHTAYALAKAGVKLVLTARRDLELQQVKHQCLAFSKGLLEDNDILVIPMDVLDMTSHKAHFQHAIRHFGQVDILINNAGRSQRAIWDITELSVDKQMFELNVFAVINLTRVALDHFNKRGEGHVAVVSSLAGKIGAPFSGAYTGAKHAIHGYFDSLRIEKMEKNIHVTILCPGPVFTNFLAEAFTEKTGEKLQGSTTPNDRRMTAERCGHLNAVAIVNKVSEAWMGPYPFVALTYAFVYCPIITNLIVKIVGTKRIFNLRDSKDPIENKKPKKSTNGDGS, from the exons ATGTTTTTTACGGTGATTGGAATTGGGGCACTGGCTTACGGTTGTTTTTATGTGGTGGCCACGACCCTATTCGACTGCGATGTTCTCATGGGATTTTTGGACAAGTTTGGTAAATCCCCAC GCAGATTAAAGGGAAAAGTCGCCTTTATAACTGGAGCTTCCAGCGGCATTGGAGAGCATACTGCCTATGCCCTAGCCAAAGCAGGGGTGAAGCTAGTCCTAACAGCCCGTAGGGATCTAGAGCTGCAGCAGGTCAAACATCAATGCCTGG CTTTCTCCAAAGGGCTATTGGAGGATAATGACATCCTGGTCATCCCCATGGATGTCCTAGATATGACGTCTCATAAAGCACATTTCCAACACGCAATCCGGCACTTTGGGCAAGTGGACATTTTGATTAATAATGCTGGCAGGTCTCAAAGGGCAATTTGGGACATCACAGAGCTGTCTGTGGATAAGCAGATGTTTGAACTAAACGTTTTTGCAGTAATAAACTTGACCCGAGTGGCTCTAGATCATTTCAATAAGAGGGGAGAAGGGCATGTGGCGGTAGTATCCAGCTTGGCTGGGAAAATCGGAGCACCCTTCTCAGGGGCATACACTGGGGCGAAACATGCCATTCAT gGATACTTTGACTCCCtgagaattgaaaaaatggagaaaaacaTCCATGTAACTATTCTGTGCCCTGGACCAGTTTTCACTAATTTTCTCGCTGAAGCCTTTACAGAAAAGACCGGAGAG AAATTGCAGGGAAGTACTACACCCAATGATCGTAGGATGACCGCAGAACGATGTGGACATCTCAACGCAGTGGCGATAGTTAACAAAGTGAGCGAGGCCTGGATGGGACCTTACCCTTTTGTTGCCTTAACATATGCGTTCGTCTATTGCCCTATTATTACCAATCT GATCGTAAAGATAGTAGGGACAAAGAGGATATTTAACCTTAGAGATAGTAAAGATCCCATTGAG aacAAGAAGCCAAAGAAGAGCACCAATGGTGATGGATCCTAA
- the Atac1 gene encoding ZZ-type zinc finger-containing protein 3 isoform X2 has translation MEDLTPAFDVENDLFSFETDHLALKGNEDYCEVLKTLVILSAQREQALKDYKTVAELRSAALNDPFATLEKIQNGQDLEIPALLQLPKLPVINFKKYKVKVPERELVEIYSDVPLVEEKTETNQNPNNNRSWSPEEQKRLEELLQIYPPEPIEMRRFHKIAKALGNRTVQQVASRLQKYFLKLYKAGLPIPGRIPKSAEKYRKSAQHKHQRHNHYLWKPTTFFPGLSLPVQMEDLNNIPGPSTEAPNLLPSENENYLIRTDYHQAPEAIAEVTPELQLKLLKRVREVKGLEQADSYSPFIHEGFKCDYCEDSPIVGTRWHCSTCPDSVDFCTDCVVSQMYTETPHSLSHWLACFEGATESLLLEDTSGQEYDKQISEELKGRINNEIEDLSE, from the exons ATGGAAGACTTGACGCCGGCTTTTGACGTGGAAAATGACCTATTCAGTTTCGAGACGGACCACTTGGCCTTAAAAGGCAATGAGGATTATTGCGAAGTACTCAAAACTTTGGTCATTCTCTCAGCTCAACGCGAACAAGCCCTGAAG GACTACAAAACTGTTGCCGAACTGAGGTCAGCAGCCCTCAATGATCCTTTTGCAACTCTagagaaaattcaaaatgggcAAGATTTGGAAATACCTGCTCTGCTTCAATTACCCAAGCTGCcagtaattaatttcaaaaaatataaagtgaAAGTGCCTGAGAGGGAGTTGGTGGAAATTTACTCAGATGTTCCTTTAGTGGAGGAGAAAACAGAAACTAATCAAAACCCTAATAATAATAG ATCTTGGTCTCCAGAGGAGCAGAAACGACTAGAAGAATTGCTGCAAATTTATCCTCCTGAGCCAATAGAAATGAGGCGTTTCCACAAAATCGCTAAAGCCCTTGGAAATCGTACTGTCCAACAAGTGGCAAGCAGGCTGCAAAAATACTTCTTAAAGCTCTACAAAGCAGGCCTTCCAATTCCAGGGAGAATTCCTAAATCTGCAGAGAAATATCGGAAATCAGCCCAGCACAAGCACCAGAGGCACAACCACTATCTATGGAAGCCAACTACTTTTTTTCCAGGTCTGAGTCTACCAGTGCAAATGGAGGATTTGAATAACATTCCCGGGCCCAGCACTGAGGCGCCCAATTTGCTCCCTAGTG aaaatgaaaactacCTCATAAGGACTGACTACCATCAAGCCCCTGAAGCTATTGCTGAAGTTACACCAGAGCTTCAGCTGAAGCTTTTGAAGCGAGTTCGAGAAGTTAAAGGACTGGAACAAGCTGACAGCTATTCACCCTTCATTCATGAGGGCTTCAAG TGTGACTACTGCGAGGACTCGCCAATAGTGGGGACAAGGTGGCACTGCTCTACATGTCCAGATTCAGTGGATTTTTGCACTGATTGTGTAGTGTCTCAGATGTATACGGAAACCCCCCATTCGTTGAGCCATTGGCTCGCCTGCTTCGAGGGCGCAACCGAAAGTCTGCTTTTGGAAGACACAAGTGGGCAGGAGTATGATAAGCAAATTAGTGAGGAGTTGAAAGGCAGAATTAACAATGAAATTGAGGACTTATCAGAATAA
- the Atac1 gene encoding ZZ-type zinc finger-containing protein 3 isoform X1 has translation MEDLTPAFDVENDLFSFETDHLALKGNEDYCEVLKTLVILSAQREQALKDYKTVAELRSAALNDPFATLEKIQNGQDLEIPALLQLPKLPVINFKKYKVKVPERELVEIYSDVPLVEEKTETNQNPNNNRSWSPEEQKRLEELLQIYPPEPIEMRRFHKIAKALGNRTVQQVASRLQKYFLKLYKAGLPIPGRIPKSAEKYRKSAQHKHQRHNHYLWKPTTFFPGLSLPVQMEDLNNIPGPSTEAPNLLPSGNNTIIVFVMCFTAEFACSENENYLIRTDYHQAPEAIAEVTPELQLKLLKRVREVKGLEQADSYSPFIHEGFKCDYCEDSPIVGTRWHCSTCPDSVDFCTDCVVSQMYTETPHSLSHWLACFEGATESLLLEDTSGQEYDKQISEELKGRINNEIEDLSE, from the exons ATGGAAGACTTGACGCCGGCTTTTGACGTGGAAAATGACCTATTCAGTTTCGAGACGGACCACTTGGCCTTAAAAGGCAATGAGGATTATTGCGAAGTACTCAAAACTTTGGTCATTCTCTCAGCTCAACGCGAACAAGCCCTGAAG GACTACAAAACTGTTGCCGAACTGAGGTCAGCAGCCCTCAATGATCCTTTTGCAACTCTagagaaaattcaaaatgggcAAGATTTGGAAATACCTGCTCTGCTTCAATTACCCAAGCTGCcagtaattaatttcaaaaaatataaagtgaAAGTGCCTGAGAGGGAGTTGGTGGAAATTTACTCAGATGTTCCTTTAGTGGAGGAGAAAACAGAAACTAATCAAAACCCTAATAATAATAG ATCTTGGTCTCCAGAGGAGCAGAAACGACTAGAAGAATTGCTGCAAATTTATCCTCCTGAGCCAATAGAAATGAGGCGTTTCCACAAAATCGCTAAAGCCCTTGGAAATCGTACTGTCCAACAAGTGGCAAGCAGGCTGCAAAAATACTTCTTAAAGCTCTACAAAGCAGGCCTTCCAATTCCAGGGAGAATTCCTAAATCTGCAGAGAAATATCGGAAATCAGCCCAGCACAAGCACCAGAGGCACAACCACTATCTATGGAAGCCAACTACTTTTTTTCCAGGTCTGAGTCTACCAGTGCAAATGGAGGATTTGAATAACATTCCCGGGCCCAGCACTGAGGCGCCCAATTTGCTCCCTAGTGGTAACAACACCATCATTGTCTTTGTTATGTGTTTCACAGCTGAGTTTGCATgttcagaaaatgaaaactacCTCATAAGGACTGACTACCATCAAGCCCCTGAAGCTATTGCTGAAGTTACACCAGAGCTTCAGCTGAAGCTTTTGAAGCGAGTTCGAGAAGTTAAAGGACTGGAACAAGCTGACAGCTATTCACCCTTCATTCATGAGGGCTTCAAG TGTGACTACTGCGAGGACTCGCCAATAGTGGGGACAAGGTGGCACTGCTCTACATGTCCAGATTCAGTGGATTTTTGCACTGATTGTGTAGTGTCTCAGATGTATACGGAAACCCCCCATTCGTTGAGCCATTGGCTCGCCTGCTTCGAGGGCGCAACCGAAAGTCTGCTTTTGGAAGACACAAGTGGGCAGGAGTATGATAAGCAAATTAGTGAGGAGTTGAAAGGCAGAATTAACAATGAAATTGAGGACTTATCAGAATAA
- the Syx7 gene encoding syntaxin-7, with translation MDTYQNGSQHRGEQDFQKLCQTIGSSIQKISQNVSAMQRMVRQIGSHQDSPELRKQLHSVQHYTQQLAKDTNGYIKDLSNIPPSMNPSEQRQRKMQRERLHDEFTTTLNMFQQVQRSTAEKEKDQIKKTKQQVYGDQPYLPGFNKKDQQLIELQDGAGRQQAQIQEEADLRQLQEQEQAVRQLESDISDVNQIFKELGQLVHEQGIEIDSIEASVESTADYVRQGAQQLREASTYKDRIRKKKLLIAGIGALILAVIIIVIICETS, from the exons ATGGACACCTACCAAAATGGGAGCCAGCATAGAGGCGAGCAggatttccaaaaattgtgCCAAACCATCGGTTCCAGTATACAAAAGATATCCCAGAATG TCTCCGCAATGCAAAGAATGGTCAGACAAATTGGGAGCCACCAAGACTCCCCAGAGCTGCGCAAACAGCTTCACTCAGTGCAGCACTATACTCAACAGCTGGCCAAAGACACTAATGGGTATATTAAAGACCTCAGCAATATCCCACCATCTATGAACCCTTCAGAGCAGCGCCAGAGAAAAATGCAGCGAGAACGTCTGCATGATGAGTTTACCACCACTTTGAACATGTTTCAACAAGTGCAAAGGAGCACTGCTGAAAAGGAAAAggatcaaataaaaaaaaccaaacaGCAAGTCTATGGGGATCAACCATATTTGC CTGGGTTCAACAAGAAAGACCAGCAGTTAATTGAGCTGCAAGATGGAGCTGGGAGACAGCAAGCACAAATACAAGAGGAGGCTGATTTGAGGCAGTTGCAAGAGCAGGAGCAGGCTGTAAGGCAGCTAGag AGTGACATCAGTGATGTGAATCAAATCTTCAAAGAGCTGGGACAATTGGTGCATGAACAAGGCATAGAAATAGACAGTATAGAAGCTTCGGTGGAGAGTACTGCAGATTATGTCCGACAAGGCGCTCAGCAGTTACGAGAAGCTAGCACATACAAGGATAGAATCAGAAAGAAAAAGCTACTGATTGCAGGAATTGGGGCCCTGATTTTGGCTGTGATTATTATTGTCATTATCTGCGAAACTTCGTAA